One genomic segment of Humidesulfovibrio mexicanus includes these proteins:
- a CDS encoding FprA family A-type flavoprotein, with the protein MKPVEIKKDIFWVGVVDWNSRDFHGYSLSPSGTTYNAFLVKDEKVTLFDTVKHDHLDEFLCAIAQACGGTPRIDYMVVNHLEPDHSGCLSTIVERFHPEKIFCSPMGEKNLRSYHHDSKDWPVEAVPTGSSISIGKRTVQFIETRMLHWPDNMLSYIPEDKIAFSSDAFGQNWASTERFCDEVDRSAIFASLADYYANIVLPYSAVVLKTLDALVGMNLDIDMLCPDHGLIWRGKEDVAYALDCYRQFALQKPTKKAVIVYDTMWHSTEKMASAICDGLAAEGISVRIMSVKHNHHSAVMREVLDAGAVLVGSPTHNNGILPLVADVLTYMKGLRPQNKIGAAFGSFGWSGECVKILTEHLVGMGMEMVEPAVKVKNKPDHDTFQACFELGKKVGQAINAKLSA; encoded by the coding sequence ATGAAACCTGTTGAAATCAAGAAGGACATCTTCTGGGTTGGCGTGGTGGATTGGAACAGCCGCGACTTTCATGGCTATTCCCTTTCGCCGAGCGGCACCACCTACAACGCCTTTCTTGTCAAGGACGAGAAGGTCACCCTGTTCGACACCGTCAAGCACGACCATCTTGACGAATTTTTGTGCGCCATCGCCCAGGCCTGCGGGGGAACGCCCCGCATCGATTACATGGTGGTGAACCATCTGGAGCCTGATCACTCGGGCTGCCTGAGCACCATCGTGGAGCGCTTCCACCCGGAGAAGATCTTCTGCTCCCCCATGGGAGAAAAAAACCTGCGTTCCTATCACCATGATTCCAAGGACTGGCCTGTGGAGGCCGTGCCCACCGGGTCGTCCATCTCCATCGGCAAGCGCACCGTGCAGTTCATTGAGACCCGGATGCTGCACTGGCCCGACAATATGCTGTCCTACATCCCGGAGGACAAGATCGCCTTTTCCTCCGACGCCTTCGGCCAGAACTGGGCCAGCACCGAGCGGTTTTGCGACGAGGTGGACCGTTCGGCTATCTTCGCCTCCCTGGCCGACTACTACGCCAACATCGTGCTGCCGTACTCGGCCGTGGTGCTGAAGACCCTGGACGCCCTGGTAGGCATGAACCTCGACATCGACATGCTCTGCCCGGACCACGGCCTCATCTGGCGTGGCAAGGAGGACGTGGCCTACGCCCTGGACTGCTACCGCCAGTTCGCCCTGCAGAAGCCCACGAAAAAGGCCGTCATCGTGTACGACACCATGTGGCACAGCACCGAGAAAATGGCCTCCGCCATCTGCGACGGCCTGGCCGCTGAGGGCATCAGCGTGCGCATCATGAGCGTGAAGCACAACCACCACAGCGCGGTGATGCGCGAGGTGCTGGACGCTGGCGCGGTCCTTGTGGGCTCGCCCACGCACAACAACGGCATTCTGCCCCTGGTGGCCGATGTGCTCACTTACATGAAGGGCCTGCGGCCGCAAAACAAGATCGGCGCGGCCTTCGGCTCCTTCGGCTGGAGCGGCGAGTGCGTCAAGATCCTCACCGAGCACCTTGTGGGCATGGGCATGGAAATGGTGGAGCCCGCCGTGAAGGTGAAAAACAAGCCCGACCACGACACCTTCCAGGCCTGCTTCGAGCTGGGCAAGAAGGTGGGCCAGGCCATCAACGCCAAGCTGTCGGCCTAG
- the rd gene encoding rubredoxin, producing MQKYVCNICGYVYDPAEGDPDNDVKPGTKWEAVPSSWTCPICGASKDNFSPEE from the coding sequence ATGCAGAAGTATGTGTGCAACATCTGCGGCTACGTGTACGACCCCGCCGAGGGCGATCCGGACAACGACGTGAAGCCCGGCACCAAGTGGGAGGCTGTGCCGTCCTCCTGGACCTGCCCCATCTGCGGAGCCAGCAAGGACAACTTCAGCCCGGAAGAATAG
- a CDS encoding desulfoferrodoxin, whose amino-acid sequence MERGQVYKCDVCGNIVTLMVAGGGDLVCCGQPMKLMVENTVDASKEKHVPVIEKVSGGYKVLVGGVAHPMEEKHYIQWIELVADGVSMTRFLKPGDAPEAVFCTEAASVTAREYCNIHGLWTAKS is encoded by the coding sequence ATGGAACGTGGACAGGTCTACAAGTGTGACGTGTGTGGCAACATCGTGACCCTTATGGTCGCGGGAGGCGGAGATTTGGTGTGCTGCGGCCAGCCCATGAAGCTCATGGTCGAGAACACCGTGGACGCCTCCAAGGAGAAGCACGTGCCCGTCATCGAGAAGGTGTCGGGCGGCTACAAGGTCCTGGTGGGCGGCGTGGCGCATCCCATGGAGGAGAAACACTACATCCAGTGGATCGAGCTCGTGGCCGACGGCGTGTCCATGACGCGCTTCCTGAAGCCGGGGGACGCGCCTGAGGCCGTCTTCTGCACCGAGGCCGCGAGCGTCACCGCGCGCGAATACTGCAACATCCACGGCCTGTGGACCGCCAAGTCCTGA
- the rbr gene encoding rubrerythrin, with translation MSIRGTRTEKNILTAFAGESQARNRYSYFASVAKKEGFVQMAALFEETANQEKEHAKRLFKLLEGGEVEITAAFPAGVIGTTLENLLASAEGENHEHSCMYPEFAKIAREEGFQDIACVFEAIAVAERFHEKRFLALANNIKEGKVFKKTSKVLWRCRNCGYILEAESAPAKCPACAHPQAHFEIAEENW, from the coding sequence ATGAGCATTCGTGGCACCCGCACAGAGAAAAACATCCTCACCGCCTTCGCTGGCGAGTCCCAGGCCCGCAACCGGTACAGCTACTTCGCCTCCGTGGCCAAGAAGGAAGGCTTTGTGCAGATGGCGGCCCTTTTCGAGGAGACCGCCAATCAGGAGAAGGAGCACGCCAAGCGCCTGTTCAAGCTGCTTGAGGGCGGCGAGGTTGAGATCACGGCGGCGTTTCCGGCAGGCGTCATCGGCACCACGCTGGAGAACCTCCTGGCCTCCGCAGAGGGCGAGAACCACGAGCATTCCTGCATGTACCCCGAGTTCGCCAAGATCGCGAGGGAGGAAGGCTTTCAGGATATCGCCTGCGTGTTCGAGGCCATAGCCGTTGCTGAGCGCTTCCATGAAAAGCGCTTTCTGGCCCTGGCCAACAACATCAAGGAGGGCAAGGTGTTCAAGAAGACCTCCAAGGTGCTGTGGCGCTGCCGCAACTGCGGCTACATCCTGGAAGCCGAGTCCGCCCCGGCCAAGTGCCCGGCTTGCGCGCATCCGCAGGCCCATTTCGAGATCGCCGAAGAGAACTGGTAG
- a CDS encoding Fur family transcriptional regulator translates to MIEEERKGMRLSKQREAILAELCKVTTHPTADEVYEMVRKTMPRISLGTVYRNLDFLSSRGLVLRIGGAGTQKRFDGNPVPHPHVRCSVCGRVEDVEPFFELPELPEAHAMGYTNLRCDVEFVGVCPLCAAKKM, encoded by the coding sequence ATGATTGAAGAAGAAAGGAAGGGAATGCGGCTCTCCAAGCAGCGAGAAGCCATATTGGCCGAGCTGTGCAAGGTGACGACGCATCCGACCGCTGACGAGGTGTACGAGATGGTGCGCAAGACCATGCCGCGCATCAGCCTTGGAACCGTGTACCGGAACCTGGATTTTCTGAGCAGCAGGGGCCTGGTGCTGCGTATCGGCGGGGCCGGAACGCAGAAGCGCTTTGATGGAAATCCCGTTCCGCATCCGCATGTGCGCTGCTCCGTGTGCGGCAGGGTAGAGGACGTGGAGCCTTTTTTTGAGTTGCCGGAGCTCCCCGAAGCGCACGCAATGGGCTACACCAACCTCAGGTGCGATGTGGAGTTTGTGGGCGTGTGCCCCCTGTGCGCTGCGAAGAAAATGTAG
- a CDS encoding PilZ domain-containing protein — protein sequence MATGIERRQYGRVHLLAHGRNKTCTLEFSGQSSRAELIDISAGGARVRCSPPRPGDDVRDVVVCVQAVNDNGLLQQLQSEIRWRDGAEYGLQFVYPLQVGLRTLQELVG from the coding sequence ATGGCAACAGGAATCGAGCGCAGACAGTATGGCCGTGTGCACCTTTTGGCGCATGGCCGCAATAAGACCTGCACGCTGGAGTTTTCAGGGCAATCCTCCCGGGCCGAGCTTATCGACATCAGCGCTGGCGGTGCGCGGGTCCGTTGTTCTCCGCCTCGCCCTGGCGACGACGTGCGCGATGTTGTCGTTTGCGTTCAGGCTGTGAACGACAACGGCCTGCTGCAGCAGCTGCAGAGCGAAATCCGCTGGCGAGATGGAGCGGAGTATGGATTGCAGTTCGTCTATCCGCTGCAAGTGGGGCTGCGCACCCTGCAAGAGCTGGTGGGGTAG
- a CDS encoding methyl-accepting chemotaxis protein has product MGIMEKVNASLRLKVLLLSSLVSLAVFACLFLATSHWQKKAMLDEVRANAQRSAKMISKVVEGPMRQGDTETTLARFEELSKEHKNISVVMADFSGNVTYSTRKEDERKDVAEVLGHEKSAALVAESLKAVREDSELMTIGGTPFFTEVKSIPNEPACHHCHGKSKQILGSMVMRQDLTSQMSALHMTQYLTAALCLAGLAALVLTLNYFMDRAVLGRVKSIATSADEVISGNLDARFTVTGNDELANLSSHLGAMVSRIKDQLEYNKGLLDGIIVPMIVTDELGVITVANRPLVAILGKDESEVLGKCMDTVFYGEKRETYTDKAIKTCSSVSGSISYTRADGVRFPLHVEISPLKNTQGQVVGSIGVLIDLSQEEQDRLRIEANRQNLLAVANEVTTVAMRLEEASGDLTRQMDHLTRGMDTTSDRTTQMATAMEEMNATVLEVAKNASDTADASGRARNVAREGGEMVQKTLTEIRQVSGTAENLAKALGELSTSAQNIGQVMSVINDIADQTNLLALNAAIEAARAGDAGRGFAVVADEVRKLAEKTMNATQEVESAIQLIQHSTADAVNQMQATKERVDRSSDLAGGAGGMLVQIVDASEQMADMVRSIATAAEQQSATSDEINSNVSEINTLASQMAGDVQQANGDIANLAETARNLARLVEKFRSEE; this is encoded by the coding sequence ATGGGCATCATGGAAAAAGTGAACGCTTCCTTGCGCCTCAAGGTGTTGCTGCTCTCCAGCCTGGTGAGCCTGGCCGTGTTCGCCTGCCTGTTTTTGGCCACCAGCCATTGGCAAAAGAAAGCCATGCTGGACGAGGTGCGCGCAAACGCGCAGCGCTCCGCCAAGATGATCTCCAAGGTGGTGGAGGGGCCCATGCGCCAGGGCGACACCGAAACCACCCTGGCCCGTTTCGAGGAGCTTTCCAAGGAGCATAAGAACATCAGCGTGGTCATGGCGGACTTTTCCGGCAATGTGACCTACTCCACCCGCAAGGAGGACGAGCGCAAGGACGTGGCCGAGGTGCTGGGCCACGAGAAAAGCGCCGCCCTGGTGGCCGAGAGCCTCAAGGCCGTCCGCGAGGACAGCGAACTCATGACCATCGGCGGAACGCCCTTCTTCACCGAGGTCAAGAGTATCCCCAACGAGCCCGCGTGCCACCACTGCCACGGCAAAAGCAAGCAGATTCTGGGCTCCATGGTCATGCGCCAGGATTTGACCAGCCAGATGTCCGCCCTGCACATGACCCAGTACCTGACCGCGGCCCTGTGCCTGGCGGGCCTCGCCGCCCTGGTGCTGACCCTGAACTATTTCATGGACCGCGCCGTGCTGGGCCGGGTGAAGTCCATCGCCACCAGCGCCGACGAGGTCATCTCCGGCAACCTGGACGCCCGCTTCACGGTCACGGGCAACGACGAACTTGCCAATCTTTCAAGCCACCTTGGGGCCATGGTCTCGCGCATCAAGGACCAGTTGGAGTACAACAAGGGGCTGCTCGACGGCATCATCGTGCCCATGATCGTCACCGATGAACTGGGCGTCATCACCGTGGCCAACAGGCCGCTCGTCGCCATTCTGGGCAAGGACGAGAGCGAGGTGCTGGGCAAATGCATGGACACGGTTTTCTACGGCGAGAAGCGTGAGACCTACACGGACAAGGCCATCAAGACCTGCTCCTCCGTGAGCGGGAGCATCAGCTACACGCGTGCCGACGGGGTCCGCTTCCCCCTGCATGTGGAGATTTCGCCTCTCAAAAATACGCAGGGCCAGGTTGTGGGCTCCATCGGCGTGCTCATCGACCTGAGCCAGGAGGAGCAGGACCGCCTGCGCATTGAGGCCAACCGCCAGAATCTGCTTGCCGTGGCCAACGAGGTGACCACCGTGGCCATGCGCCTGGAGGAGGCCTCCGGCGATTTGACCCGGCAGATGGACCACCTGACCCGCGGCATGGACACCACCAGCGACCGCACCACGCAGATGGCCACCGCCATGGAGGAAATGAACGCCACCGTGCTTGAGGTGGCCAAAAACGCCAGCGACACGGCGGACGCCTCCGGCCGGGCCAGGAACGTGGCCCGCGAGGGCGGCGAAATGGTGCAAAAGACCCTGACAGAGATACGCCAGGTCTCGGGCACGGCGGAAAACCTTGCCAAGGCTTTGGGCGAGCTGTCGACCAGCGCCCAGAACATCGGGCAGGTCATGAGCGTCATCAACGACATTGCGGACCAGACCAACCTGCTGGCCCTGAACGCCGCCATTGAGGCCGCGCGCGCGGGCGATGCGGGACGCGGTTTCGCCGTGGTGGCCGACGAGGTGCGCAAGCTGGCGGAAAAGACCATGAACGCCACCCAGGAGGTGGAGTCGGCCATCCAGCTCATTCAGCACAGCACGGCCGACGCCGTGAATCAGATGCAGGCCACCAAGGAGCGTGTGGACCGCTCCAGTGATCTGGCCGGAGGGGCGGGCGGCATGTTGGTGCAGATTGTCGATGCATCCGAACAGATGGCCGACATGGTGCGCTCCATCGCCACCGCAGCCGAGCAGCAGTCCGCAACCAGCGACGAGATCAACTCGAACGTCAGCGAAATAAACACGTTGGCCTCGCAAATGGCGGGTGATGTGCAGCAGGCCAACGGCGACATCGCCAATTTGGCCGAAACGGCAAGAAATCTCGCCCGGCTGGTTGAGAAATTCCGCAGCGAGGAGTAA
- a CDS encoding cytochrome c family protein, which yields MSALAQGGQAAYVGSSTCEGCHAKEYETFTKHSRKAKSDKSVKLMARKLTPEEIKECYRCHTTGYGQPGGFESFEKTPDLGHLGCESCHGPGSAHVDSGGAKDKILGKGRLNLKHCEKCHNDPRVVNFRYKPRLYSGGH from the coding sequence GTGAGCGCCTTGGCGCAAGGCGGCCAGGCCGCGTATGTGGGATCCTCCACCTGCGAGGGGTGCCACGCAAAGGAGTATGAGACCTTCACCAAGCACTCCCGCAAGGCGAAGTCGGACAAGAGCGTCAAGCTCATGGCCAGAAAGCTCACCCCGGAAGAAATAAAGGAATGCTACCGGTGCCACACCACCGGCTACGGGCAGCCGGGCGGCTTCGAGAGTTTCGAGAAAACGCCTGACCTGGGGCACCTGGGCTGCGAGTCCTGCCATGGGCCGGGCTCGGCCCATGTGGATTCCGGGGGCGCCAAGGACAAGATCCTCGGCAAGGGCCGCCTGAACCTCAAACACTGCGAAAAGTGCCACAACGACCCGCGGGTGGTGAACTTCCGCTACAAGCCCCGGCTGTACAGCGGCGGACACTAG
- a CDS encoding AIR synthase-related protein, translating into MLLRFELGLKPQVRDVVGERVLRKIKGELGLELARVGIVRVYAVEGLDQAQAQAVMDAAALHDPVLHEISLAPIAKAEGFDWALEVGFRPGVTDNEARTARETILLMLGLEGQAAKAVSVYTSVQYLLKGAPGSALDEKTALHIARDLLANELIQRFELKSAEQWAAAPGFAPRTARVTGQASDEVAVIPLATMSDEELTAFSRSNTLALSLAEMKTIVAYYTDPAVRAARAAAGLPPELAGNPTDAEVEVLAQTWSEHCKHKIFTAKIDYADEESGRCARIDSLYSTCIKGSTQAIRQAKGTDDFCLSVFKDNAGVIRFNERLNVCIKVETHNSPSALDPYGGALTGIVGVNRDPMGTGLGANLLCNTDVFCFASPFYEGELPPRLLHPRRVFEGVREGVEHGGNKSGIPTVNGAIVFDERYLGKPLVYCGTVGTMPVTVAGRPSHEKRARAGDVIVMSGGRIGKDGIHGATFSSEELHEGSPATAVQIGDPITQRKMYDFLMRARDRGLYNAITDNGAGGLSSSVGEMAQDCGGCDLDLAKAPLKYDGLKPWEILVSEAQERMTCAVPPEKLDAFMALSREMGVESTALGTYTDSGFFHVRYGDKTVTRLSMEFLHEGLPQMELKARWKKPAAKADPFPADQDQGALLCRMLGRLNICSKEYVIRQYDHEVQGRSIVKPLVGVKRDGPADAAVIRPDFESDEGLVLSNGICPKFSDLDTYWMMANAIDEAVRGAVAVGADLRHMAGVDNFCWCDPVESETTPDGQYKLAQLVRANQALDHFCRGFGVPCVSGKDSMKNDYKGGGVKISIPPTVLYSVMAKMPDVKRAVTSDLKRPGERLYVLGLTRPELGGSELASELGIAGGEVPQVDMVAARERYLRYFEAVHKGLVSSCHDCSDGGLGVALSEMCIGGRLGARVDLAKVPSCGCANALELLYSESASRLLVGVAPENAAAFEAHFAGQHCACIGEAVHGALTVTQGQEYVVCAEVEALAQAFKAPLNW; encoded by the coding sequence ATGCTTCTGCGCTTCGAGTTGGGGCTGAAACCCCAGGTGCGCGACGTTGTGGGCGAGCGCGTTCTGCGCAAGATCAAGGGCGAGCTGGGGCTGGAGCTGGCCCGCGTGGGCATCGTCCGCGTGTACGCCGTGGAGGGCCTGGACCAGGCGCAGGCCCAGGCGGTCATGGATGCAGCCGCCCTGCACGACCCGGTGCTGCACGAGATTTCCCTTGCGCCCATTGCCAAGGCGGAAGGCTTTGACTGGGCCCTTGAGGTGGGCTTCCGCCCTGGCGTCACCGACAATGAGGCCCGGACCGCGCGCGAGACCATCCTGCTTATGCTGGGGCTCGAAGGGCAGGCTGCCAAGGCCGTGAGCGTCTATACCAGCGTGCAATATCTGCTCAAGGGCGCGCCCGGAAGCGCGCTGGACGAGAAGACCGCGCTGCACATCGCCCGCGACCTGCTCGCCAATGAGCTCATCCAACGCTTTGAGCTGAAAAGCGCCGAGCAGTGGGCGGCCGCGCCGGGCTTTGCGCCGCGCACCGCGCGCGTCACCGGCCAGGCCAGCGACGAGGTGGCCGTGATTCCCCTCGCCACCATGAGCGACGAGGAATTGACCGCCTTCAGCCGCTCCAACACCCTGGCGCTTTCGCTGGCGGAGATGAAAACCATCGTCGCCTACTACACGGACCCGGCGGTACGCGCCGCGCGCGCGGCCGCGGGCCTGCCCCCGGAACTGGCGGGCAACCCCACCGACGCCGAGGTGGAGGTGCTGGCCCAGACCTGGAGCGAACACTGCAAGCACAAGATCTTCACCGCCAAGATCGACTATGCTGACGAGGAGAGCGGGCGCTGCGCGCGCATCGACAGCCTCTACTCGACCTGCATCAAGGGCAGCACCCAGGCCATCCGCCAGGCCAAGGGCACGGACGACTTCTGCCTGTCCGTGTTCAAGGACAACGCGGGCGTCATCCGCTTCAACGAGCGGCTGAACGTCTGCATCAAGGTGGAGACCCACAACTCGCCCTCTGCGCTGGATCCCTACGGCGGCGCGCTCACGGGCATCGTGGGCGTGAACCGCGACCCCATGGGCACCGGCCTTGGCGCGAATCTTTTGTGCAATACCGATGTGTTCTGCTTCGCCTCGCCGTTTTACGAGGGCGAACTGCCCCCCAGGCTGCTGCACCCGCGCCGCGTGTTCGAGGGCGTGCGCGAGGGCGTGGAACACGGCGGCAACAAGAGCGGCATCCCCACCGTGAACGGAGCCATCGTGTTCGACGAGCGCTACCTGGGCAAGCCGCTGGTGTACTGCGGCACGGTGGGCACCATGCCCGTCACCGTGGCGGGCAGGCCTAGCCACGAGAAGCGCGCCCGCGCCGGCGACGTTATCGTCATGAGCGGCGGCCGCATCGGCAAGGACGGCATCCACGGCGCAACCTTCTCGTCGGAGGAGTTGCACGAGGGGTCGCCCGCAACGGCGGTGCAAATCGGCGATCCCATCACCCAGCGCAAGATGTACGACTTCCTCATGCGCGCGCGCGACCGCGGTCTGTACAACGCCATCACCGACAACGGCGCTGGCGGGTTGTCGTCCAGCGTGGGCGAAATGGCCCAGGACTGCGGCGGCTGCGACCTGGACTTGGCCAAGGCCCCCCTCAAGTACGACGGGCTCAAGCCCTGGGAGATTCTCGTCTCCGAGGCGCAGGAACGCATGACCTGCGCGGTGCCGCCGGAAAAACTGGACGCGTTCATGGCCCTTTCCCGCGAGATGGGCGTGGAGAGCACGGCCCTTGGCACCTACACCGACTCCGGCTTCTTCCACGTGCGCTACGGGGACAAGACCGTCACCCGCTTGTCCATGGAGTTTCTGCACGAGGGCCTGCCGCAGATGGAGCTCAAGGCCCGCTGGAAAAAGCCTGCGGCCAAGGCCGACCCGTTCCCGGCCGATCAGGACCAGGGCGCGCTGCTCTGTCGGATGCTTGGCCGCCTCAACATCTGCAGCAAGGAATACGTCATCCGCCAGTACGACCACGAGGTCCAGGGCAGGAGCATCGTCAAGCCCCTGGTGGGCGTAAAGCGCGACGGCCCGGCCGACGCGGCGGTCATCCGGCCGGATTTTGAAAGCGACGAGGGACTTGTGCTCTCCAACGGCATCTGTCCCAAGTTCAGCGACCTGGACACCTATTGGATGATGGCCAACGCCATTGACGAGGCCGTGCGCGGGGCCGTGGCCGTGGGCGCGGACCTGCGCCACATGGCGGGCGTGGACAACTTCTGCTGGTGCGACCCCGTGGAGAGCGAGACCACGCCCGACGGCCAGTACAAGCTGGCCCAGCTGGTGCGCGCCAACCAGGCCCTGGACCACTTCTGCCGGGGTTTCGGCGTGCCCTGCGTCTCCGGCAAGGACTCCATGAAGAACGACTACAAGGGCGGCGGGGTCAAAATCTCCATCCCGCCCACGGTGCTGTACTCGGTCATGGCCAAAATGCCCGACGTGAAGCGCGCCGTGACCTCTGACCTGAAGCGGCCGGGCGAGCGGCTCTACGTGTTGGGCCTGACCCGGCCGGAGCTTGGCGGCAGCGAACTCGCCAGCGAGCTCGGCATCGCCGGGGGCGAGGTGCCCCAGGTGGACATGGTGGCCGCGCGGGAACGCTACCTGCGGTACTTCGAGGCCGTGCACAAGGGGCTCGTGTCTTCTTGCCACGATTGCTCCGATGGCGGTCTGGGCGTGGCTCTGTCCGAGATGTGCATCGGCGGCAGGCTGGGCGCGCGGGTGGATTTGGCCAAGGTGCCGTCCTGCGGCTGCGCCAACGCCCTGGAGCTGCTGTACAGCGAGTCCGCCAGCCGTTTGCTGGTGGGGGTGGCCCCGGAGAACGCGGCGGCCTTCGAGGCCCACTTCGCCGGGCAGCATTGCGCGTGCATTGGTGAAGCCGTGCATGGCGCGCTTACTGTTACGCAGGGGCAAGAATACGTAGTCTGTGCAGAAGTGGAAGCCCTTGCCCAGGCGTTCAAGGCCCCGCTGAACTGGTAG